The window ATTTAGACCTTTTATGAAAAAGGAGCTGGAGTATATGCCCACCAAAATTTTTTTAAGCGAAGATGAAATCCCCCGGCAATGGTATAACCTGGCAGCAGACCTGCCCGGTACGATTAATCCGCCTTTAGGACAGGACGGCAAGCCCATCAGTCCGGACATGCTGGCCGCTGTGTTTCCCATGAATCTCATCGAACAGGAGATGTCCCAGGAGCGCTGGATCGACATCCCCGACGGCGTTCTTGACCTGCTTTACCGGTGGCGGCCCTCCCCTTTGCACAGGGCCATTCATTTGGAAAAGGCGCTGGATACGCCGGCAAAAATTTTCTATAAAAATGAAAGCGTCTCCCCGGCCGGCAGCCATAAACCCAATACTGCGGTGGCCCAGGCCTGGTACAACAAGGAATTCGGCATCAAACGCCTGACCACGGAAACCGGCGCCGGCCAATGGGGTTCAGCCCTGTCCTATTCCTGTGCTCTTCTGGGCATGGAATGCAAGGTGTTCATGGTCAGGATCAGCTTTGACCAGAAGCCCTTCAGAAAATCACTCATGCAGACCTGGGGCGGCGTTTGTGTTCCAAGCCCGTCAACTGAAACCCAGGTGGGCAGGGATATTCTGGCTCAGATGCCGGACACGCCGGGCTCCCTGGGCATTGCCATTTCAGAGGCCATTGAAGCCGCAGTCAGTGATAAGACGGGAAAAACCCGCTACGCCTTAGGCTCTGTGCTCAACCATGTCATGCTGCACCAGACCATTATCGGCCTGGAAGCCAAAAAACAGCTGAAAAAAGCCGGAATAAAAAAGGTGGACACGGTGATCGGCTGTGCCGGCGGCGGCTCCAATTTTGCGGGCCTTGCCTTCCCTTTTGTCCTGGATAAAATCAACGGGGCGGATATTGAGATTATTCCCGTGGAGCCGGCCTCCTGCCCGACCCTGACCGCAACCCCGTTCTCCTATGACTTCGGGGATGTGGCCCAAATGACTCCCATGCTGCCCATGCACTCTTTGGGGCATAAATTCATCCCGGCTCCCATCCATGCCGGCGGTTTAAGATACCATGGCATGGCCCCCCTGGTCTCCCATGCCGTTGAAGCAGGCCTGATGAGCCCCATGGCCATCAAACAACTGGAATGTTATGAGGCAGGTCTGTTGTTTGCCCGCACCGAAGGCCTGGTGGTGGCCCCTGAAACCTGCCACGCTGTGGCCTGTGCCATCCGTTCGGCCAAACAGGCAAAAGAGGAAGGCAAGGAAAAGACCATCATCTTCAACCTGTCAGGACATGGTCTCATGGACCTGGCGGGATATGATAAATTCCTGGCAGGGGAACTGCAGGACATAGTCATGTCCGCCCAGGATGTGGAAGCGTCCAGAAATATCAGCCTTGCTGGATATCCAGTTCCTAAAATCTAAAGACTGAAAACGTATGACTGGCCCGGCACCCTTTAAGGATTCTGAAAAAAGAACGGCCCAGCAAAGAGCCCGGCCCTTAAGGAACTCCGGTTAGTACCTTTGATACGGACCGGACCAGGTGAAGCGGACCAGGTGAAGCGGATCAGATAACCCGGACCAAATCATAGGAGGCCTGGCGCCCAAACCCGCTCAGTCTGATACGGAACTCCTTTGAACCGTTGGAAAATATTTCCAGGACGGCAAACTGGTTATCGAGCCGGGTATCGAATCCTTCCTTCTGGCTGGTGTCCAGCCAGAGGCGGGAGTCGCTTGTCCCCACATTGCCGTTCATCACAATATAGTGGATATCTTTGATGTTAGCATAGCCGCCCGCATGATCATGGCCGGAGATCACTGCCAGCACTTTGCCGGAATCCTCCAGAATCTTGCGGACGGCTGAAGCATTTTTAATGGTATGGTCCTGGTCGTCCACACGGTCCAGCACCTGATGTGTAAAGATGACCGTGGGCAGAGCGGTGGCGGAAAGATCCTTTTCAAGCCATGAAAGCTCCTGGGGCGGCACAAAGGTATCCTTCCAGGTCCAGAACGTATCAGAAGGCGTATTCATATCATAGGCGCGGTGGGGTTCGGATGGTGTGTAATCTGCGTCGAGAACGACAAAATGGACGCCGTTGTTGTCCCAGGAGTACCAGGTCTGGCCCTGGGGAATTCCGGTATTGGTCAGGGCCTTGAGGACGAATTCACGGGTCAGATTATCAAACTCGTGGTTTCCAAGCACATGATAGGCCGGTACGTATGAAGTGAATCTTTTTTCGATCTCTTTAAGATTTTCTGCAGGATCGGTCCCTGCGGCCAGGGTATCCACAAAATCGCCCATTTCAACGACAAAGGCTGGTTTTTCATGTTTCATGGCATCCATAAAGGCATCCATTTTCGCCATGGAAGCTGAGTATTTGCGTGTGGGTGTGTCGGCTTTGGTC is drawn from uncultured Desulfobacter sp. and contains these coding sequences:
- a CDS encoding TrpB-like pyridoxal phosphate-dependent enzyme — encoded protein: MPTKIFLSEDEIPRQWYNLAADLPGTINPPLGQDGKPISPDMLAAVFPMNLIEQEMSQERWIDIPDGVLDLLYRWRPSPLHRAIHLEKALDTPAKIFYKNESVSPAGSHKPNTAVAQAWYNKEFGIKRLTTETGAGQWGSALSYSCALLGMECKVFMVRISFDQKPFRKSLMQTWGGVCVPSPSTETQVGRDILAQMPDTPGSLGIAISEAIEAAVSDKTGKTRYALGSVLNHVMLHQTIIGLEAKKQLKKAGIKKVDTVIGCAGGGSNFAGLAFPFVLDKINGADIEIIPVEPASCPTLTATPFSYDFGDVAQMTPMLPMHSLGHKFIPAPIHAGGLRYHGMAPLVSHAVEAGLMSPMAIKQLECYEAGLLFARTEGLVVAPETCHAVACAIRSAKQAKEEGKEKTIIFNLSGHGLMDLAGYDKFLAGELQDIVMSAQDVEASRNISLAGYPVPKI
- a CDS encoding metallophosphoesterase produces the protein MNQTRRQFLGATAATGMAFAAGLTLPQAGRAAGHAPDHVPMVKAGIITDLHHTTKADTPTRKYSASMAKMDAFMDAMKHEKPAFVVEMGDFVDTLAAGTDPAENLKEIEKRFTSYVPAYHVLGNHEFDNLTREFVLKALTNTGIPQGQTWYSWDNNGVHFVVLDADYTPSEPHRAYDMNTPSDTFWTWKDTFVPPQELSWLEKDLSATALPTVIFTHQVLDRVDDQDHTIKNASAVRKILEDSGKVLAVISGHDHAGGYANIKDIHYIVMNGNVGTSDSRLWLDTSQKEGFDTRLDNQFAVLEIFSNGSKEFRIRLSGFGRQASYDLVRVI